A region from the Arachis ipaensis cultivar K30076 chromosome B01, Araip1.1, whole genome shotgun sequence genome encodes:
- the LOC107644403 gene encoding pentatricopeptide repeat-containing protein At3g62890 — MYFECSCGDSSKRVFDEDALLRDVVTWNSMIAGLMRNGDIVDAEKVFDEMPQRDVISWSSMIMGYVQNGNLEDGLECFRLMRERGVRPNEAALASALSASAMLGLLGYGRFIHSTIEFLRLPVTIPVGTALVDMYAKCGSIEMSRFLFNRMAKKDVWTWNVMICGLASHDHAKEALELFQRFIGEGFRPVNVTFIGVLSACSKAGLVSEGRHYFRLMVDGYGIQPEMEHYGCMVDLLGRAGLIDEAVELIETMDVPPDPVLWATLLDACKVHGFVEMGERIGNKLLQLDPNHDGHYVQLAGIYAKARKWEDVVRVRRLMIERVNNKLAGWSLIEVDGRVHRFVSGDRDHEHSSDIYKLLETIGLRITEACHSAKHLTCFA, encoded by the coding sequence ATGTATTTTGAGTGTTCGTGTGGTGATTCTTCCAAAAGGGTGTTTGATGAGGATGCCCTCTTGAGGGATGTGGTTACTTGGAACTCCATGATAGCGGGTTTGATGAGAAACGGTGACATTGTTGATGCGGagaaggtgtttgatgaaatgcctcagaGGGATGTGATATCTTGGAGTTCAATGATTATGGGTTATGTTCAGAATGGGAACTTGGAAGATGGGTTGGAGTGTTTTAGGTTGATGAGGGAGAGAGGTGTGAGGCCTAATGAGGCTGCATTGGCCTCTGCGCTTTCGGCTTCGGCTATGTTGGGGTTGTTGGGTTATGGAAGGTTCATTCATTCTACCATTGAGTTCTTAAGGTTACCCGTGACTATTCCTGTGGGAACTGCATTGGTTGACATGTATGCCAAGTGTGGTTCCATTGAAATGTCGAGGTTCTTGTTTAATCGGATGGCGAAGAAGGATGTATGGACATGGAATGTCATGATTTGTGGGctggcttcacatgatcatgcGAAGGAAGCACTTGAACTGTTTCAGAGGTTCATTGGTGAAGGTTTTCGCCCGGTGAATGTGACTTTTATAGGAGTACTGAGTGCTTGTAGTAAAGCTGGTTTGGTTAGTGAGGGAAGGCATTACTTTAGGTTGATGGTGGATGGTTATGGAATTCAGCCAGAGATGGAGCACTATGGATGCATGGTTGATCTCCTCGGCCGTGCTGGTTTGATAGACGAAGCTGTTGAGCTGATAGAGACAATGGATGTTCCACCAGACCCTGTATTGTGGGCGACACTACTGGATGCGTGTAAGGTTCATGGATTTGTGGAAATGGGAGAAAGGATTGGAAACAAGTTGTTGCAGTTGGATCCAAACCATGATGGCCATTATGTGCAGTTGGCTGGGATATATGCAAAAGCAAGAAAATGGGAAGATGTAGTTAGAGTTCGAAGGTTGATGATTGAGAGGGTAAACAACAAACTTGCAGGATGGAGCTTGATTGAAGTTGATGGCAGAGTTCATCGCTTTGTTTCAGGGGATAGAGACCATGAGCATTCTTCGGACATTTACAAATTGCTTGAGACAATAGGACTGAGAATAACTGAAGCTTGTCACTCTGCCAAACATCTTACCTGTTTTGCATAA
- the LOC107643840 gene encoding spermidine coumaroyl-CoA acyltransferase-like, translated as MAPLIVDMKDVVFIKPSKSTPSSILSLSTLDQRPDLNMLCHIIQVYKSQKHDVYPNDQIDPNPINVIKKSLSMALFYYYPLAGKIVKHDDGKFRVHCNSNDRVPFIEAIANCNLSSLHYLDGIDDMEVAKQLAFELPSQDDESGHHYPLGFKVTKFLCGGFTIGIGVSHVVCDGFGVSQFLHAIIELARGRNEPSIKPVWERERLMGSITEMPLPSPIDDASAAVSPYLPTTTLVHECFKVDGESIRRLKMRLIKEYTSHNNIKTMKEIFTNFESLTAYIWRSRARALKLNYDGKTMLGILVGARRHLDPPLPEGYYGNAIVDANVVLSVKELMEKPLSQVVKHIKEIKKVAFTRNYITDSINTLVTKEQDFNVDGIGAYFNVTDWKHLGFLENMDFGGNVLVNSLPAPCNMFAAVDLCIFAPPSKLDSSMKDEGVRVFVSLPNAAMPKFREEMEALSLLISSI; from the coding sequence ATGGCACCTCTCATTGTGGATATGAAAGATGTTGTATTTATCAAACCATCTAAGTCTACACCTTCCTCTATTCTCTCTCTATCTACACTTGATCAGAGACCTGACCTTAATATGTTATGTCATATCATTCAAgtttacaaatcacaaaaacaTGATGTTTACCCAAATGACCAAATTGACCCTAACCCTATTAATGTGATAAAAAAATCACTCTCAATGGCCTTGTTCTATTACTACCCTCTTGCTGGTAAGATAGTCAAACATGATGATGGGAAGTTTAGAGTTCATTGCAATTCCAATGATAGAGTTCCATTTATAGAAGCAATTGCTAATTGCAATCTTTCATCTCTTCATTACCTTGATGGTATTGATGACATGGAAGTTGCAAAACAATTGGCCTTTGAGCTTCCTTCACAAGATGATGAAAGTGGACATCATTACCCTTTAGGGTTCAAGGTAACCAAATTTCTATGTGGAGGATTCACAATTGGAATTGGGGTCTCACATGTTGTATGTGACGGATTTGGAGTCTCTCAATTTCTTCATGCCATAATTGAGTTAGCAAGAGGAAGAAATGAGCCATCAATAAAGCCTGTTTGGGAAAGGGAGAGGTTGATGGGGTCAATTACCGAAATGCCCTTGCCGAGTCCTATCGATGATGCCTCGGCCGCCGTTTCACCATATCTTCCAACCACAACACTCGTGCATGAATGCTTTAAGGTGGATGGAGAAAGTATAAGAAGACTCAAAATGAGATTGATCAAAGAATATACTAGTCACAATAATATTAAGACTATGAAAGAAATTTTCACAAATTTTGAGTCACTCACTGCTTATATTTGGAGGTCAAGGGCTAGAGCCTTGAAACTAAACTATGATGGGAAAACTATGCTAGGCATATTAGTTGGGGCGAGAAGACATTTGGATCCACCTTTGCCTGAAGGGTATTATGGGAATGCAATTGTGGATGCAAATGTTGTCCTTTCAGTTAAAGAACTCATGGAGAAACCTCTCTCACAAGTTGTGAAGCACATCAAAGAGATCAAGAAAGTTGCTTTTACTAGAAACTATATCACGGATTCAATCAACACTTTGGTGACAAAAGAACAAGATTTTAATGTGGATGGTATCGGTGCATATTTTAATGTGACCGATTGGAAACATTTGGGTTTCTTGGAAAACATGGATTTTGGAGGGAATGTTCTAGTGAATTCTTTACCAGCACCATGCAACATGTTTGCCGCAGTGGATTTGTGCATTTTTGCACCTCCTAGTAAGTTGGATTCATCAATGAAAGATGAAGGAGTTAGGGTTTTTGTGTCTCTCCCTAATGCTGCCATGCCCAAATTCAGGGAGGAGATGGAAGCTCTTAGTCTTCTTATTAGTAGCATTTGA
- the LOC107644411 gene encoding spermidine coumaroyl-CoA acyltransferase-like: MAPLNIHMKDVVFVTPSKATPSSILSLSTLDNIPDHNSLCQTIHVYKSSKNHGAYTNDQIAPNPINVIKEALSKALFYYYPLAGRLVKHVDGKFRVHCNPNIGVPFVEAIANCNLSSFHYLDGSDTQVAKLFAFDLPSQDEESVKQYPLGFKVTKFLCGGFVLGMAVSHVVIDGCGASQFLRAIIEFASGRNEPSVKPVWERERLIGSFTSTPLPSPMDGPSVASSPYLPSKTLVHECFKVDDDNIRRLKMSLIKEFDNNIVETTKENIIITSFESLAAYVWRSRVRALKLSYDGKTMLSVIVGIRRHLLDPPLPEGYYGNAIVDANVVLKVKELNEKPLSQVVKHIKESKKVAFTKEYIRNSINTFESTVEDFDVEGSGAFMSLTDWKHLGFLEKLDFRGNVLVNALPAPCNMFGSVGLCIFAPLSNIDSSMKGGVRVFVSLPNDAMPKFREEMEALSFIN, from the coding sequence ATGGCACCTCTTAATATTCATATGAAAGATGTAGTATTTGTCACACCATCTAAGGCCACTCCTTCCTCAATTCTTTCTCTATCAACACTTGACAACATACCTGACCACAATAGCCTATGTCAAACCATTCATGTTTACAAATCATCAAAAAATCATGGTGCTTACACAAATGACCAAATTGCCCCTAACCCTATTAATGTGATCAAGGAAGCACTCTCAAAGGCTTTGTTCTATTACTACCCTCTTGCTGGTAGGCTAGTGAAACATGTTGATGGGAAGTTTAGAGTTCATTGCAATCCCAACATTGGAGTTCCATTTGTGGAGGCAATTGCTAATTGCAATCTTTCTTCTTTTCATTACCTTGATGGTAGTGATACACAAGTTGCAAAACTCTTTGCCTTTGATCTTCCTTCACAAGATGAAGAAAGTGTTAAACAATATCCTTTAGGGTTCAAGGTGACAAAATTCTTATGCGGCGGATTCGTCCTTGGCATGGCAGTTTCGCATGTTGTCATAGATGGATGTGGAGCATCTCAATTCTTAAGAGCTATAATTGAATTTGCAAGTGGAAGAAATGAGCCTTCGGTAAAGCCTGTTTGGGAAAGAGAAAGGCTAATTGGGTCATTTACAAGCACTCCATTGCCAAGTCCCATGGATGGTCCCTCGGTCGCGAGTTCACCATATCTTCCCTCCAAAACACTTGTGCATGAATGTTTTAAGGTGGATGATGACAACATAAGAAGACTCAAGATGAGTTTGATCAAAGAATTTGACAACAATATTGTTGAAACCACAAAAGAAAACATCATCATCACAAGTTTTGAATCACTAGCTGCTTATGTTTGGAGATCAAGAGTTAGAGCCCTAAAACTTAGCTATGATGGGAAAACAATGCTTAGTGTGATAGTGGGAATTAGAAGGCACTTGCTAGATCCTCCTTTGCCAGAAGGGTATTATGGGAATGCAATTGTGGATGCAAATGTGGTGCTAAAGGTGAAGGAACTCAATGAGAAGCCACTCTCACAAGTTGTGAAGCACATCAAAGAGAGCAAGAAGGTTGCTTTTACAAAGGAATATATTAGAAACTCAATTAACACTTTTGAGTCAACGGTTGAGGATTTTGATGTGGAAGGTAGTGGTGCATTCATGAGTTTGACTGATTGGAAACATTTAGGGTTCTTGGAAAAATTGGATTTTAGAGGGAATGTGTTGGTGAATGCACTACCTGCTCCATGCAACATGTTTGGGTCAGTTGGATTGTGCATTTTTGCACCTCTTAGTAACATTGATTCATCAATGAAAGGAGGAGTTAGGGTTTTTGTGTCACTCCCCAATGATGCCATGCCCAAGTTTAGGGAGGAGATGGAAGCACTTAgctttattaattaa